The Synechococcales cyanobacterium CNB genome includes a window with the following:
- a CDS encoding ABC transporter permease subunit, whose protein sequence is MAAAGGLVSSEVCMSRRLFGLCLACGLGGAFSLVLVMLAAQVGYAGVREPLAALTQPDIQHAIRLSLFCATVAAGLAMVFAVPAAYALARYRFPGRMLVDALLDVPIIISPIAIGITLLLMFRSTPGGWVQEHLVRFVFEVPGIILAQFIIALALEIRVLKATFEEISPRLEQVARYLGCGPWAAMRRVTLPLARPGLIAALVLGWGRAIGDYGATVTIAGSVKGKTDTIPVSIVLNWSAVRIEAAVALVMVLTAIALLVLLSVRVLARGRPA, encoded by the coding sequence ATGGCCGCTGCCGGAGGGCTGGTGAGCAGTGAGGTGTGCATGAGCCGGAGGCTCTTCGGATTGTGTCTCGCGTGCGGGCTGGGCGGGGCGTTCTCGCTCGTGCTGGTGATGCTCGCGGCCCAGGTGGGCTACGCAGGCGTGCGCGAGCCGCTGGCCGCGCTCACCCAGCCTGACATCCAGCACGCCATCCGCCTGAGTCTCTTCTGCGCCACCGTCGCTGCGGGGCTTGCGATGGTGTTCGCCGTTCCCGCGGCGTATGCGCTCGCGCGGTACCGCTTCCCCGGCAGGATGCTGGTCGATGCGCTGCTGGACGTCCCGATCATCATCTCGCCGATCGCCATCGGGATCACGCTGCTTCTCATGTTCCGATCGACTCCCGGCGGTTGGGTCCAGGAGCACCTGGTCCGGTTCGTGTTCGAGGTGCCTGGCATCATCCTGGCGCAGTTCATCATCGCGCTCGCGCTCGAGATCCGGGTGCTCAAGGCGACGTTCGAGGAGATCAGCCCGAGGCTGGAGCAGGTGGCGCGGTATCTCGGATGCGGGCCGTGGGCGGCGATGCGGCGGGTCACGCTGCCGCTGGCGAGGCCCGGGCTGATCGCCGCGCTGGTGCTGGGGTGGGGCCGCGCGATCGGCGATTACGGCGCGACCGTGACGATCGCCGGGAGCGTGAAGGGAAAGACGGACACGATCCCGGTTTCCATCGTGCTCAACTGGTCCGCCGTGCGCATCGAGGCGGCCGTCGCGCTCGTCATGGTGCTGACGGCCATCGCCCTGCTCGTCCTGCTCAGCGTGCGGGTGCTCGCGCGAGGGCGGCCGGCATGA
- a CDS encoding radical SAM protein has translation MPLYAPPPEHPHLSASDPGLLAAVVRGEARLAPEQAFDLFRTMPLTALGRWADARCRTIHGGSIRTYVIDRNVNYTNVCNARCTFCAFRRDGDEEDAYTLDPSQILEKIGELVAIGGTQVLMQGGMNPALPLEWYERLLRSIKERFPGMHVHAFSPPEFIEFVHFFDPPGSTLEDKLRWVMVRLRDAGLDSIPGGGGEIFAPAVRRRIGLGKCDAEAWLTTMYVAHTLGMFTSATMMFGHIEGHADRVHHMRLVREWQDRALREGSEGSRDRGTKGDGQGPSFPRSLDPSTPVGHYVSFISWPFQRENTPLGRVKDWLSRPEDGGEFPGDAVARLDGTGDPKSHAEFGRRVRMSGSTDYLRTQALSRLFLDNVYSIGASWVTMGPHVGQVALLYGANDMGSVMMEENVVSAAGTTYCLDEALLCRLIRGAGFTPAQRDNVYDVLRVHDGPDSPDLRVTDWSQHRTKRLHVERKPPAKPGAALTVSAKR, from the coding sequence ATGCCCCTCTATGCCCCCCCGCCCGAGCATCCGCACTTGTCCGCCTCTGACCCGGGGCTGCTGGCCGCCGTGGTGAGGGGCGAGGCACGGCTGGCGCCGGAGCAGGCGTTCGACCTCTTCCGCACGATGCCGCTGACCGCGCTGGGGCGGTGGGCGGATGCGCGCTGCCGCACGATCCACGGCGGGTCGATCCGTACCTACGTCATCGACCGGAACGTGAACTACACGAACGTCTGCAACGCGCGGTGCACCTTCTGCGCCTTCCGGCGCGACGGCGACGAGGAGGACGCCTACACGCTGGATCCGTCGCAGATTCTGGAGAAGATCGGCGAACTGGTGGCGATCGGCGGGACGCAGGTGCTGATGCAGGGCGGGATGAACCCAGCGCTGCCGCTGGAGTGGTACGAGCGGCTGCTGCGGTCGATCAAGGAGCGGTTCCCGGGGATGCACGTGCACGCCTTCAGCCCGCCGGAGTTCATCGAGTTTGTGCACTTCTTCGATCCCCCCGGCTCGACGCTGGAGGACAAACTTCGGTGGGTGATGGTTCGCCTGCGCGACGCGGGGCTGGACTCCATCCCAGGCGGGGGTGGCGAGATCTTCGCCCCGGCGGTGCGCCGCAGGATCGGCCTGGGCAAGTGCGACGCCGAGGCGTGGCTGACGACGATGTACGTCGCCCACACGCTCGGCATGTTCACCAGCGCGACGATGATGTTCGGGCACATCGAGGGGCACGCCGACCGCGTCCACCACATGCGGCTTGTGCGCGAGTGGCAGGATCGGGCGCTGCGGGAAGGGAGCGAGGGATCGAGGGACCGAGGAACCAAGGGCGACGGACAAGGCCCCTCGTTCCCTCGATCCCTCGATCCCTCGACACCTGTCGGCCACTACGTCTCGTTCATCTCGTGGCCGTTCCAGCGGGAGAACACGCCGCTGGGGCGGGTGAAGGACTGGCTGAGCCGACCCGAGGATGGGGGCGAGTTCCCCGGGGACGCGGTGGCGCGGCTGGACGGCACGGGCGACCCGAAGTCGCACGCGGAGTTCGGACGGCGCGTGCGGATGAGCGGCTCAACGGACTACCTGCGCACGCAGGCGCTGAGCCGACTGTTCCTGGACAACGTCTACTCGATCGGAGCGTCGTGGGTCACGATGGGGCCGCACGTGGGGCAGGTCGCTCTGCTTTACGGCGCGAACGACATGGGCAGCGTGATGATGGAGGAGAACGTCGTCTCCGCCGCGGGGACGACGTACTGCCTCGACGAGGCCCTGCTCTGCCGGCTCATCCGGGGTGCCGGGTTCACGCCGGCGCAGCGCGACAACGTGTATGACGTGCTGCGGGTCCACGACGGCCCAGACAGCCCTGACCTGCGCGTGACGGACTGGTCGCAACACAGGACCAAGCGGCTGCACGTCGAGCGCAAGCCGCCGGCGAAACCGGGAGCCGCACTGACAGTGAGCGCGAAGCGATAG
- the cls gene encoding cardiolipin synthase, producing the protein MEAWLTITVLAADWAIRLSLAFRVVMRRRAVPVSLAWLVLLLFAPVVGAIAYLLVGETRVSAKRAKRYLDAGRDIEERAARFWRGGAQDWTAPGDTDEALRRLATAYTGLPPLAGNRVTLLHETDAFLDAIIADLDAATHHAHLLFYIWQPDGRSLEVTDAVERAARRGVECRMLLDAVGSKGFLRSTRCSLLRSAGVEVVAALPVNPVRGLFERLDVRNHRKIVEIDGRIAYTGSHNLTDETFRNPRRPHLGPWIDASVRVEGPGAQALGVTFLHDWQVEARHQIGDIGRYMPDFGVIEAGSAVQAAPSGPGIAPDSIHNLLLTAIYAAREELMLTTPYFVPDEAIRNAMAAAAMRGVEVTLIVPRATDTPVVAMAARSHYQDLLDAGVRIALHSRGLLHSKILTVDRRLAMVGSVNFDMRSFWLNFESTLIIYDDDFASVVRWLQREYLGECEVVSRQAWARRPVWKRAVDNTARLLSPLL; encoded by the coding sequence GTGGAAGCGTGGCTCACGATCACCGTCTTGGCGGCGGACTGGGCGATCCGCCTGTCGCTGGCCTTCCGCGTCGTCATGCGCCGCCGGGCTGTCCCGGTCTCGCTGGCGTGGCTGGTGCTGCTGCTCTTCGCGCCGGTGGTCGGGGCAATTGCCTATTTGCTCGTCGGCGAGACGCGCGTGAGCGCGAAGCGAGCAAAGCGCTACCTCGATGCTGGCCGTGACATCGAAGAGCGGGCCGCCCGGTTCTGGAGGGGCGGTGCGCAGGACTGGACCGCCCCCGGCGACACCGACGAGGCGCTGCGACGGCTGGCCACCGCCTACACCGGTCTGCCGCCGCTGGCCGGCAACCGCGTGACGCTGCTGCACGAGACCGACGCCTTCCTTGACGCGATCATCGCCGACCTCGACGCAGCCACTCACCACGCACACCTCCTCTTCTACATCTGGCAGCCGGACGGGCGCTCGCTCGAAGTCACCGACGCGGTGGAGCGAGCCGCCCGCCGCGGCGTCGAGTGCCGGATGCTCCTCGACGCCGTCGGCAGCAAGGGCTTCCTGCGCTCGACGCGCTGCTCGCTGCTGCGTTCGGCGGGCGTGGAGGTCGTGGCCGCACTGCCCGTAAACCCGGTGAGAGGCCTCTTCGAGCGGCTCGACGTTCGCAACCACCGCAAGATCGTCGAGATTGACGGGCGGATCGCCTACACCGGCAGCCACAACCTGACCGACGAGACCTTCCGCAACCCGCGTCGCCCGCACCTCGGGCCGTGGATCGACGCTTCCGTCCGGGTCGAGGGACCGGGCGCGCAGGCCCTGGGCGTGACCTTCCTGCACGACTGGCAGGTCGAAGCCCGCCATCAGATCGGCGACATCGGCAGGTACATGCCGGACTTCGGCGTGATCGAGGCCGGATCGGCGGTGCAGGCCGCGCCCTCGGGTCCTGGCATCGCGCCGGATTCCATTCACAACCTCCTGCTTACGGCGATCTACGCGGCACGCGAGGAGTTGATGCTCACAACGCCGTACTTCGTGCCCGACGAGGCCATCCGCAACGCGATGGCCGCGGCGGCGATGCGCGGCGTCGAGGTCACGCTGATCGTGCCCCGGGCGACGGACACGCCGGTGGTCGCGATGGCGGCCCGCTCGCACTACCAGGACCTGCTCGACGCGGGCGTGCGCATCGCGCTGCACTCGCGCGGGCTGCTGCATTCGAAAATCCTGACGGTTGACCGACGCCTGGCGATGGTCGGATCGGTGAACTTTGACATGCGCTCGTTCTGGCTGAACTTCGAGTCCACGCTCATCATCTACGACGACGATTTCGCCAGCGTGGTGCGCTGGCTGCAGCGCGAGTACCTCGGCGAGTGCGAGGTGGTCTCGCGGCAGGCGTGGGCGCGCCGCCCGGTGTGGAAGCGAGCCGTGGACAACACGGCGCGGCTGTTGAGTCCTCTGCTGTAG
- a CDS encoding ATP-binding cassette domain-containing protein: MISVRDLSATYGDFTLHDVNLDLREGGCLAILGPSGAGKTLLLETVMGARRPRRGEVLLDGRNVTTLPPEARRIAYIPQDLALFPHLSVRDNIVFGLPSRSARRAASDPLKRLAAMLRIEHILDRRHIGTLSGGERQRVALARAMIVRPRVLFLDEPFSSLDAATASDLLWSFREMRKQTRTTVFLVTHNLHEASLLADDVAIMIDGRIVEAGSRDRVFRQPRSVTVARFLNIRNIIPLSELPPHASHLAAGSSNGCTHLAIRAEEVVLSPVSTQRGVGLRGRLEELVPCWQNVIARLTVHDTWRLEAVLDHARATELERWLADEVAVSIPSQGAIYLHDTQDARTNAPGRRPVEPSDPRQDAEDS; this comes from the coding sequence ATGATCTCCGTCCGCGACCTCAGCGCGACGTACGGCGACTTCACCCTCCACGACGTCAATCTGGACCTGCGCGAAGGCGGGTGCCTGGCCATTCTCGGCCCGTCCGGGGCCGGCAAAACGCTCCTGCTGGAAACCGTCATGGGGGCGCGGCGTCCGAGGCGTGGCGAGGTGCTGCTCGACGGCCGGAACGTCACGACTCTCCCTCCCGAGGCGCGCCGCATCGCCTACATCCCGCAGGATCTCGCGCTCTTCCCGCACCTCTCCGTGCGCGACAACATCGTCTTCGGCCTGCCTTCGCGATCCGCCCGGCGGGCAGCGAGCGACCCCCTGAAGCGACTGGCCGCGATGCTCAGGATCGAGCACATTCTCGATCGGCGCCACATCGGCACACTGTCCGGCGGCGAACGGCAGCGCGTCGCACTCGCACGGGCGATGATCGTGCGGCCGCGGGTGCTCTTCCTCGACGAGCCGTTCTCATCCCTTGACGCGGCGACGGCATCAGACCTGCTCTGGTCGTTCCGGGAGATGCGCAAGCAAACGCGCACGACGGTCTTCCTCGTCACCCACAACCTGCACGAGGCGAGCCTTCTCGCGGACGACGTGGCGATCATGATCGACGGGCGGATCGTGGAGGCCGGCTCGCGCGACAGGGTGTTCCGGCAGCCCCGGAGCGTGACCGTCGCACGCTTCCTGAACATTCGCAACATCATTCCATTGAGCGAACTGCCGCCGCACGCGAGCCACCTCGCCGCGGGATCGAGCAACGGGTGCACACATCTCGCCATCCGGGCTGAAGAAGTCGTCCTTTCGCCGGTGTCAACACAGCGCGGTGTCGGACTGCGCGGGCGACTCGAAGAACTCGTCCCGTGCTGGCAGAACGTCATCGCCCGCCTGACGGTGCACGACACCTGGCGTCTCGAAGCTGTGCTGGACCATGCCAGGGCCACGGAGCTCGAGCGTTGGCTGGCCGACGAGGTCGCCGTGTCGATCCCCTCACAGGGCGCGATCTACCTGCATGACACGCAGGACGCGCGCACGAACGCCCCCGGCCGCCGGCCGGTGGAGCCGAGCGATCCACGGCAAGATGCTGAAGACTCTTGA
- a CDS encoding tetratricopeptide repeat protein, with amino-acid sequence MGASRVNRPTRLALILMCASAAALPSCTGGGSRSKLRADDPYAQLDERARRGRELFAQAEVAQNRGDADRAIALYRDAVRNAPDLAEAWNNLGILLMERSDYAGAAEAFRVAMDLRPTDPRPAENLGLAYLEAGWGVEALRYYEMALERDPNRRESLRGAIKATHLLNVADQKALDRVRRALLIENDPEWRMIAERERVRIEHRLEGERSLAR; translated from the coding sequence ATGGGAGCGTCAAGGGTGAACCGACCGACGAGACTGGCTCTGATCCTCATGTGCGCATCCGCCGCCGCACTCCCCTCGTGCACCGGCGGCGGCTCGCGCTCGAAGCTGCGAGCGGACGACCCATACGCCCAACTCGACGAGCGCGCCCGGCGCGGCCGCGAACTCTTCGCGCAGGCCGAGGTCGCGCAGAACCGCGGCGACGCCGACCGCGCCATCGCTCTCTACCGGGACGCAGTCCGAAACGCGCCCGACCTGGCCGAGGCGTGGAACAACCTCGGCATCCTCCTCATGGAGCGCTCGGACTACGCAGGGGCGGCCGAGGCGTTCCGCGTCGCCATGGACCTGCGCCCGACCGACCCGCGCCCCGCCGAGAACCTCGGCCTCGCGTACCTCGAAGCCGGCTGGGGCGTCGAGGCCCTGCGCTACTACGAGATGGCCCTGGAGCGAGACCCGAACCGTCGCGAGTCACTCCGCGGCGCGATCAAGGCCACGCACCTGCTCAACGTCGCCGATCAGAAGGCACTCGACCGCGTCCGCCGCGCGCTGCTCATCGAGAACGATCCCGAATGGCGCATGATCGCCGAGCGCGAGCGTGTCCGCATCGAGCACAGGCTCGAGGGCGAGCGCAGCCTCGCTCGCTGA